The following DNA comes from Thunnus thynnus chromosome 3, fThuThy2.1, whole genome shotgun sequence.
TTTCACATCAGtttccaaaaaatataaaaatatataaacacgTGGTTGTAAGTGGAGATGAGGGATAATACATATGCAGAAGAATGAAATGTATCTATCTGTACTGATAAACAGAAAGGTTCTTACAGCATAGAAAGACGTAGATGAAGCTGTTGTTACATCAACATggttctctccctcctctccctccttcctttcttcttggttctgcttttgttttctgccACTGTTGACACATTCAGTGATCTTTTCTTTctaaaaatgataatttaatgcatcattagaaaaaaaaaactatgaaatacACTGATGTTCTGGATAACAGTGTAGGCCAACCTTACAGTGTTCAAGGCATTAAGAAAAAGACAATTGTTAAATCAAGCAGAATGTCGattattttctgattccagcttctaaaatgtgaatattttctgcttctctgagttctgtaatattttaaattgtcttaatggttttggactgtttttggccagaaaaaaacaagacatttgaagatgtcacctttggCTCTCGGAATGTgtgattgtcatttttcacaaatgtttttgattaattgattgattgtgaACGTAATCTAAaatgagactgaaaatagttgcagctctaattgacAATTTGCAACATATCTGTTGCCAATTAGCTGAAAACACTGGTGATAGAGCATCAGCTGGCTACATTGGAAAATAACTTCATTACTTAAAACATCCTGAACatatatttaatgaaatgttcttTACTTAGTGTGGATTGTTTCTCTGAGGTTACACAGGACTTGAGCACTGAGAAGTGAGATTTGAACATTGAGGTGATGGGACTCAACTTCAACAGGAGCTTCAGAAACTAAGTGttttaaaatactaaaactCCATTGATCCCCACGAGGAAAATACTGAAACTGAGCTCATCTACAACACTGTCGGCCAGCATTACAAGCCTCATAACACCACAGTTAAAGTCTGTCACACAGCAACACTGTAACATTGCAACAAGATGTTTCATAACTCCTGGCAGGTTATGAACGAGACACATCTTACCCAATGTCCTCTGAAGACATACACCGAGCCCGCCACACTGAAAACCAGCAGCACAGCAGTGAAGATGGACAGTGTGATTGATTCTGTGTAATCATACATCGTGTTTGCCTTGTAGCCGCCATCTGGAAAACACACACCTTTCTATGTCAGTCTGTGCCAGGAATGCATCATAACTGGACATCAGAAGTTCTTCATCTGTGAAGCAAGTAGTTTACTGGCGACTCAGTAAAGATGTTTGAGATCAGTGGACATTTTTCATATATTGTGATTAACTGAATATATTGTCAACATCTGTATTAGTCCATTAAAGGATTTTGACAGTAGTTCTGAAGAGTCATAAAAACtgatatgaaagaaaaacatgtaaaaaaaaatgacgtTTCTTTTTTCTCAGAAGATTGGACTTTTTCTTGAGAAAAACTGGAAACGTTCACCTTTTGCAACCtctaaatgtaatttcaaagaAATGATCAGAGACAGAACAATCACTCCCACAACTCAGTACTAATGATGAAGACCCGCGGGACACAAACAAATAGTGCAACATCCCCCTAGCAACTAACTAGTAACTAGCTTGTttggaaaaaatgtgtaaatgagcAACTTCCAACGATTTACATGACTTTGTGCAAAGAGGAACTTGATTTTTGGTTGTATCTATAATTTTGAAGGCAGAGGACATACCCAGAAACTATGGTAATGATCTTCAGACATTTATCCACACAGGCTCAGTTTCTCATTGCACCACTACAACActtttactttgctgttttttctgccAATCACTACAGACATTGTTAAAACCGTAGTTATGAGCAGCAGAGtctgaaaaacagtttttgtcagtgtttgagTTGTAATTCAAATTTCTGACAACTTCCATTCGGCAAAAAGAACTGCAGTGTCAACACACTACTGGCAAAGTCACGATCACTGGGAGTTACAtctatatataataatacaatcaATTCAGCTAACTTTAAAGTtaacatatcatgcacatttccaggtttacATTTTTAGTCTGGAgctctactagaatatctttgcatgatatttatcttatactggccctttatgtagctcctcagttcagcctctgtctctaaaaggccgttttagctcctgtctctttaaggcccgcctcccaatgagcccactgtgatctgattggttagttCCTGGaaactgcccccccccccttctttttTTGGCATTACTTTGTCTACTATCCCACAATGCTTTGAGAGGGGATTCACTGGCATcccatagaaaatgaataggGATGAACATTACTTTGTGTTGCATAGCATTTGTTGGGTCTTCACCACCTCTGACAAGGTGGCAAGTGGACATTAATTTAAGGGATCACAAATAAAAATGGTTGGTTATCTCTACCCTACGCTGTGCAGACACTACTTGTTTAAGTGTTCTAAGATTACAAACTCATCATAACATACGTGTATTTGCATATACATGAGATTACAGGAAGCTCACACCTTATAATCATCTTCAATTTGAAAAGCACATTCAATGACAAAACTGAAGAAACATGTTTCACAGATATCACAAGCTCTTTATGATACTTTACTACCCTAAAGATCCTTTTCAGTTACATCTTTCattcaacattttcttcttttcttactCACCTCTCACTCGAAGAAACCAGTAAACTTTGTCTGGTCCATATTGGCAATAATATTCCCCTGAATTATCAGGTTTTTTAAGGCTGTTCAGCACAAATTTCTTATTAAACGTTGTTGGACTGTTAGCTGTCGCAGGGATGTCATGGTTATATATCTGCTTGTTGGACTGGTTGTAGCAAGTCAAGCTGTCTCTGCTTTGGTTTGCT
Coding sequences within:
- the si:ch211-243a20.4 gene encoding uncharacterized protein si:ch211-243a20.4, yielding MTPQRSGFLSFMMTWIFVFFIPSVHSGKCVQNICLKDTVFVALAGENLTINYQLNKPANQSRDSLTCYNQSNKQIYNHDIPATANSPTTFNKKFVLNSLKKPDNSGEYYCQYGPDKVYWFLRVRDGGYKANTMYDYTESITLSIFTAVLLVFSVAGSVYVFRGHWKEKITECVNSGRKQKQNQEERKEGEEGENHVDVTTASSTSFYASLEPRPRSIYDVLDCSAANSEPDKGKAAPKTKETPKTMAKTTQKQDEGVFESVYENF